One Ignavibacterium album JCM 16511 genomic region harbors:
- a CDS encoding sterol desaturase family protein: MPKNFVSNKDETVRMFKNDFLEALSRVHPSVPLIIYVPVVVYVLYLAAVEYSLSFLTILGLFVFGVFIWTITEYVLHRFIFHFKPKSQLGEKLHFIFHGVHHDYPSDSRRLVMPPSVSIPLAVLFFFLFKYLIGSIYVYPFFAGFLVGYLFYDITHYAIHHFNMHSKFWLEIKNHHMRHHYLDPNKGFGVSTPLWDIIIGTNFRLKKEEQKAN; this comes from the coding sequence ATGCCAAAAAATTTTGTTTCCAATAAGGATGAAACAGTAAGAATGTTTAAAAATGATTTTCTCGAAGCTTTATCCCGTGTTCATCCTTCAGTTCCTTTGATTATCTATGTACCTGTTGTTGTCTATGTTCTCTATTTAGCAGCAGTAGAATATTCTCTTTCGTTTCTAACAATTCTTGGTCTGTTTGTGTTTGGTGTTTTTATATGGACAATTACAGAATATGTTTTGCACAGATTTATTTTTCACTTCAAACCGAAAAGCCAATTAGGTGAAAAACTTCATTTTATATTTCACGGAGTTCATCACGATTATCCAAGCGACTCAAGAAGATTAGTAATGCCGCCTTCTGTTTCAATTCCACTTGCAGTATTGTTTTTTTTCTTATTCAAGTACTTGATAGGTTCCATTTATGTCTATCCTTTCTTTGCAGGATTTCTTGTTGGTTATTTGTTTTATGACATAACACACTATGCAATTCATCATTTTAATATGCATAGCAAATTCTGGCTCGAAATTAAAAATCATCATATGCGTCATCATTATTTAGATCCGAATAAAGGCTTTGGTGTAAGCACGCCTTTATGGGATATTATCATTGGAACTAACTTCAGATTAAAAAAGGAAGAGCAAAAAGCCAACTAA
- a CDS encoding RAD55 family ATPase, protein MKKAVQLFPSGISIIDSAWGGLYRGGTYLLVGERKTGKTLLSIQFAVETAKQKEVCLFFTNTRPKDLMIQAASIDVDLEYYMNQNFIIVVRVAPPPEPSQFGNRDDYLGEYLSDIITVVNQYKPSRLVFDEITPYVEFEDPAKLREIFSNTFEQIEDLGVTSLLSIREPASASTQMIFNILNTYATGVIQLYKNSDVNGSTKSGIIDIQPNIGHTEGRFKAHYSIEPYKGIITDFKTPKIKETDKFHEKIGDYIPLSDIKTSGEEIIIPNFYSLDDFKLILNNQIAMYKTTGQVFTLVSFKLTNKENRNSSLTISQLKNVIRISSEKKDKICQVDDQICVLLIKEDPKSISDFINKIKLNLPTDEANERELMASDVFFYYLKVSDSVENADQMLAKIHFDVKDSVNSLSS, encoded by the coding sequence ATGAAAAAAGCTGTGCAACTATTTCCATCAGGAATTTCTATTATTGATAGTGCTTGGGGAGGGCTATACAGAGGCGGCACTTATCTTTTAGTCGGTGAAAGAAAAACAGGCAAAACACTTTTAAGTATTCAATTTGCTGTTGAAACTGCAAAACAGAAGGAAGTGTGTCTGTTCTTTACAAATACCCGACCAAAAGATTTAATGATTCAGGCAGCATCAATTGATGTTGACCTTGAATATTATATGAATCAAAACTTTATCATTGTTGTCAGAGTTGCTCCTCCGCCTGAACCATCACAGTTTGGAAACAGAGATGACTATTTAGGCGAATATCTTTCTGATATAATTACAGTTGTAAATCAATATAAACCTTCAAGATTAGTCTTTGATGAAATTACACCTTATGTTGAATTTGAAGATCCGGCAAAACTCAGAGAAATTTTCTCAAATACTTTTGAACAGATTGAAGATCTTGGAGTTACAAGTTTGCTTTCTATCAGAGAACCCGCGTCGGCTTCCACTCAGATGATTTTTAACATACTGAATACCTATGCAACCGGAGTTATTCAGCTTTACAAAAATTCTGATGTAAATGGTTCAACAAAAAGCGGAATTATAGATATCCAACCTAATATCGGACATACTGAAGGAAGATTTAAAGCTCACTATTCAATTGAACCATACAAAGGTATTATAACTGATTTTAAAACTCCAAAAATTAAAGAGACAGATAAATTTCACGAAAAAATAGGTGATTACATTCCTCTTTCTGATATAAAAACTTCAGGTGAAGAAATAATTATCCCAAATTTCTATTCTTTGGATGACTTTAAACTCATTCTGAATAATCAGATTGCAATGTATAAAACTACGGGACAGGTTTTTACTCTGGTATCGTTCAAACTCACAAATAAAGAAAATAGGAATTCTTCTCTAACTATTAGCCAATTGAAAAATGTTATCAGAATTTCATCAGAAAAGAAAGATAAAATTTGTCAGGTTGATGACCAAATTTGTGTTCTGTTAATCAAAGAAGACCCAAAATCAATTTCAGATTTTATAAATAAAATAAAACTTAACCTTCCTACTGATGAAGCAAATGAAAGAGAATTGATGGCTTCGGATGTTTTCTTCTATTATCTGAAAGTATCTGATTCAGTTGAAAATGCTGATCAGATGCTTGCAAAGATTCACTTCGATGTAAAGGACTCGGTAAATTCTCTTTCTTCGTGA
- a CDS encoding glycoside hydrolase family 9 protein, protein MKIIRFYFIIVLSLLFYSCNPITSETLFLRLNQIGFLPGDFKTAIIISRNPFEEKVFTIKNSDDETIFVDSIQQLPFKLNSNFNYLAYIDFSDLNKSGEYFIEFQKVKSYAFMIDENVFSAVRDSLIKFFQVQRCGPTNPLLHNVCHLQDASKVIGYTDSTGIDLTGGWHDAGDYIKFLYTTSFTTYMLLFSYEFAPEKFSFDLDNDSVPDILQEARVGLDFLLRCNFAEDAFISQVQDDRDHKAGWRLPDEDVFTFDRPAFVKMNRGQIGLYAASLAIASRIWNDRFYDNEFSDKCLNTARKIFELRNSIDDFADDEKYYNQNEFYSKLALAAVEIFNSTNDGKYLKSALEYGKRIRENNWWSWGDVNALVFYKLAKYDSTFISRLKTILNFYQNHSDSNLFGEAHPYNWGTTHSLAGVVLSSILYKKLTDSEEFDKLAILSRDFILGRNVWGMSFIYNIGKNFPKRIHHHIAYFNQGYLPGAMVSGPAPDSLLKKFNLLPSKNEFTDFNFSAIYSDEFENYITNEPTISGNATALFIFGYYSN, encoded by the coding sequence ATGAAAATTATACGATTTTATTTCATCATTGTTTTAAGTCTGCTTTTTTATTCCTGCAATCCTATAACAAGCGAAACATTATTTTTAAGATTAAATCAGATTGGATTTTTACCTGGCGACTTTAAAACTGCGATAATTATTTCCAGAAATCCATTCGAAGAAAAAGTTTTTACAATAAAGAACTCCGATGATGAAACAATTTTTGTTGATTCAATTCAACAGCTTCCCTTCAAACTAAACTCAAATTTTAACTACTTGGCTTATATTGATTTTTCAGATTTAAATAAATCAGGCGAGTACTTCATTGAGTTTCAAAAAGTAAAATCATATGCTTTCATGATTGATGAAAATGTATTTAGCGCTGTTAGAGATTCATTAATTAAATTTTTTCAGGTTCAAAGATGCGGTCCAACTAATCCTTTATTGCATAATGTATGTCATCTTCAGGATGCCTCAAAGGTTATTGGCTATACTGATTCAACAGGAATCGATTTGACAGGTGGCTGGCATGATGCAGGCGATTATATAAAGTTTTTATATACAACTTCCTTCACCACTTATATGCTTCTTTTCAGTTATGAATTCGCTCCAGAAAAATTCTCTTTTGATTTAGATAATGATTCTGTCCCTGATATACTTCAGGAAGCACGTGTTGGTTTGGACTTTTTGCTTCGTTGTAACTTTGCTGAAGATGCTTTTATTTCGCAAGTTCAGGATGACAGAGATCATAAAGCCGGTTGGCGACTGCCAGATGAAGATGTTTTTACATTTGATCGTCCTGCTTTTGTGAAAATGAATCGAGGTCAGATTGGACTTTATGCTGCTTCTCTTGCAATCGCATCCAGAATTTGGAACGATAGATTTTATGACAATGAATTTTCTGACAAATGTTTGAATACAGCGAGAAAGATTTTTGAATTAAGAAACTCTATTGACGATTTTGCTGATGACGAGAAATATTATAATCAAAATGAATTTTACTCCAAACTTGCATTGGCAGCAGTGGAAATTTTTAATTCCACAAATGATGGAAAATATTTAAAGTCAGCACTTGAGTACGGAAAACGAATAAGAGAAAATAATTGGTGGAGCTGGGGAGATGTAAATGCTTTAGTATTTTATAAATTAGCTAAATATGATTCTACCTTCATCTCACGATTAAAAACCATATTAAATTTTTATCAGAATCATTCTGACTCTAATTTATTTGGTGAAGCACATCCATACAACTGGGGAACAACTCACTCTTTAGCCGGAGTAGTTTTGAGTTCAATCTTATATAAAAAACTTACCGACTCAGAAGAGTTTGATAAACTCGCGATACTAAGTCGTGATTTTATCTTAGGTAGAAATGTGTGGGGAATGAGTTTTATATACAACATTGGAAAGAATTTTCCGAAAAGGATTCATCATCATATTGCATATTTCAATCAAGGATATCTTCCCGGAGCAATGGTTTCAGGACCAGCGCCTGATTCACTATTAAAAAAATTTAATTTATTACCTTCAAAAAACGAGTTTACTGATTTTAATTTTTCTGCAATTTATTCTGATGAATTTGAAAATTACATTACCAATGAACCAACAATTTCTGGAAATGCTACTGCTTTATTTATCTTCGGGTATTACTCAAATTAA